The sequence GCCAGCCCCAGGGTGGCTTCGCCCAGGCGCCGGTTGGCCCGGCCAAGCGCATTGAAATAGAAGGAGGCGGCGTCCTCCTTGAGATCAAACAAGGCGGCCCGCTCCGCGAACAGGTTGCCCACGCCCGCGCGGACCTCACGCAGCGCCACCGGCCCCTCAAGGCCCAGTGCTGAAGCCAAGCCCAGGCAGTCCGCGTCCTCGAAGCCGCTGGGCACAGTTCCCATGGCCTCATGGGCCAGCCGGTCCGCCAGCGCCACGATGAGGCTTACGGTCGCGTGCTCGCCGGCCCCCAGCAGGGCGCTGGCCGGCTGATGATGCATCCAGGCGGCGTCGATGAACAACTCCGGCAGCTTCCAGCGCTCCAGCAGCCATTTCCCGGCCAGGCAGTGGTCGGCCCCCAGGGCCTCCTGCTCGGCGGCCACCAGGCGCTGGCCCACCAGGAACTCGTCGCGCAGCAGGGAGACGTAAGCGTCGCTTCCGGCGCTTATCAGGGCCAGCTTGCCGCAGTCGTGCAGCAGTCCCGCCGCGAAGGCCGCCCCGCTAAGGCCCGGCCGGGCCTGTTCCGCCAGCAGCTTGGCCGCGCAGGCGCAGGCCAGGGAGTGCCGCCAGTATTCGCGGACCAGGGGATCGCCCGCGTCGAAGGTATTGAAGAGCCCTTCGCGCACGCACACGCACAGGGCCACCGTGCGCACCACGTCGGTGCCCAGCAGCATGGCCGCCTGGCGGATGTCGTCCACCTTCTCCACGCGGTTGAATCCGGCGGTGTTGGCGAGGCGCAGCAGCTGGGTGGAAACGGAAGGATCGGCCTCGATGGCCTCGACGAGTTCCTGAAAGTCGGGGAACTCCCTGGTGGCGATCCCAAGGATACGGGCAGCCGAGGCGGGCGCGGACGGAAGCTGTTCCATGCTCTCGATGAGCTTGCGCATCCGGTCGGTGGTATGCTTGGGCGGGTCCTGACGCATGGCGATGCCAACTTGGGGTAAGCGTTATTTCCAGAGAGTACCGCAGTTGCTGCTCCCTACATCATCCGTTCGAAAAAGCAACCGTCCGCCCGGCTGACATGGTCTTCTACCGGTTTGCCCAAGGATGCTGGACAAATCCCGTTAGCAGGTTGTAGACCAGGACCGTCCGGGCGGTTTCCAACACCTTCATCAGGACAGGACTCGATCCATATGGCCCAACACAAGACGCGCATCCTGCTGGTGGACGATGAACCGGGCGTTCTTGAGGTCTGCGCCGAAACCCTCGAGGGGATCGCCTCCTCCGTCTCCACCGCTCGCGACGGCCTCGCGGCCATGGAACTTCTTCGCACCGAGACCTTCGACCTCATCGTGAGCGACCTGCGCATGCCCGGCATGGGCGGCCTGGACCTCATCAAGGCTGCGGGCACACTGGCCCCCGACACAGACGTGATCGTGCTCACCGGCTACGGCGGCATCGAGAGCGCCGTGGAGTGCGTGAAGCTCGGAGCGGTGAACTACCTGCTCAAGCCCTTCAAGCTGGAAGCGTTGCGGGAGGCCGTCTGCAAGGCCCTTGAGGAACGCTCGCTTCGCGTCAAGCGCAACTCCTACGGGACGCTGGCGCAGATGCTCGCCCTGAAAGACGCCATGAACGGGCATGAGGATTCCAAATCGCTCATCAAGCAGTTCCTCGGCCAGGTGAAGTCCGCCTTTTCTCCCGACGGGATCGCCTTCTTCATCAAGGGCGTGAAGGACCTTGAGTCCGGCCCGCAGGTGCTCATCGGCCCCTATTTCCGCGACAACCCCGGCGTGCGCTCCTGGTTCGAGACCCTGAGCGCCTCCATCGCCGCCAAGGGGCGCCCCATTCTGATTGAAGGACAACTGTTGCGCGAGGCCTTCGGCAACGGGAACGGGCACGCCGCCGTCCCCACCTCGGCCATCGGCGTCCCCGTGGAAGGCCAGAACGGACCGCGCGGGGCCGTGGTCGCCTTGCGGGCCGGGAATACCGTGGCCTACGGCCTGGACGAACTCAAGCTCCTGACCCTGTTCGCGGCCCACGCCTCGCTCTGCTTCGAGAGCAACCAGGCCTGCGCCAAGCTGAAATCCGTCAACGGAGAGATCGTCTTTTCGCTGGTCCACGCCGTGGAGGCCAAGGACACCTACACCAGGGGCCACTCCGAGCGGGTGAGCCGCTACGCCACGAAGCTGGCGCGCTTCCTCGGGCTGTCCGAGGCCGAGGTGGAGCTGGTGCGCGTGGCCGGAGTGCTGCACGACATCGGCAAGATCGGCGTGCCGGACAGCATC comes from Fundidesulfovibrio putealis DSM 16056 and encodes:
- a CDS encoding HD domain-containing phosphohydrolase; this encodes MAQHKTRILLVDDEPGVLEVCAETLEGIASSVSTARDGLAAMELLRTETFDLIVSDLRMPGMGGLDLIKAAGTLAPDTDVIVLTGYGGIESAVECVKLGAVNYLLKPFKLEALREAVCKALEERSLRVKRNSYGTLAQMLALKDAMNGHEDSKSLIKQFLGQVKSAFSPDGIAFFIKGVKDLESGPQVLIGPYFRDNPGVRSWFETLSASIAAKGRPILIEGQLLREAFGNGNGHAAVPTSAIGVPVEGQNGPRGAVVALRAGNTVAYGLDELKLLTLFAAHASLCFESNQACAKLKSVNGEIVFSLVHAVEAKDTYTRGHSERVSRYATKLARFLGLSEAEVELVRVAGVLHDIGKIGVPDSILNKQGPLVSQELPAMRQHPTIARTILGKVESLSDVLPIVYHHHERVDGNGYPDGLSGEEIPFLARLVSVVDGFEAMTSDRAYHKARSVDDARTILRKGAGSQWDAELVNAWLQLLDAPGEN